The following coding sequences are from one Paenibacillus tundrae window:
- a CDS encoding glycoside hydrolase family 43 protein codes for MTQSITFTNPILEQRADPWVYRHTDGFYYFSASVPAFDRIEIRRARTIEELKDAEPVTAWRKRDTGPMSANIWAPEIHFIDGKWYIYYAAAHTSETNAGLFDHRMYVLENESANPLEGEWVEKGQTRTRWESFALDATTFEHRGIRYLVWAQKDPDIPGNSNLYISEMENPWTLRGEQVMISTPEYDWEIIGFKVNEGAAVLHRNGRIFIGYSASATDYNYCMGLLTADENADLLDPASWVKSPEPVFQTCEENGQYGPGHNSFTVTPDGQTDILIYHARNYKEIEGDPLYDPNRHARAQVIHWREDGTPDFGVPVPDGKAVAEVEQ; via the coding sequence ATGACACAATCTATTACATTTACCAATCCTATTCTGGAACAGCGTGCCGATCCATGGGTGTACCGCCATACGGATGGTTTCTATTATTTTTCCGCTTCTGTACCTGCATTTGACCGGATCGAAATCCGGCGTGCGCGCACAATTGAGGAGCTGAAGGATGCGGAGCCAGTGACAGCATGGCGCAAGCGCGACACTGGACCGATGAGCGCCAACATCTGGGCGCCTGAGATTCATTTTATCGACGGGAAATGGTATATCTATTATGCCGCGGCACATACGAGTGAGACGAATGCAGGTTTGTTTGATCACCGGATGTACGTACTGGAAAATGAATCTGCGAATCCACTAGAGGGTGAATGGGTGGAGAAAGGGCAGACGCGGACACGCTGGGAAAGCTTTGCTTTGGACGCTACGACGTTTGAGCACCGAGGCATCCGCTATCTCGTCTGGGCACAGAAAGATCCGGATATTCCAGGTAACTCTAACTTGTATATCTCCGAGATGGAGAATCCGTGGACACTGCGCGGAGAACAAGTCATGATCTCTACACCTGAATATGATTGGGAGATTATTGGTTTCAAAGTCAATGAAGGTGCGGCTGTATTGCACCGAAATGGACGTATTTTCATTGGTTATTCAGCCAGTGCCACAGATTATAACTATTGCATGGGATTGCTTACTGCAGATGAAAATGCCGATCTGCTCGATCCAGCAAGCTGGGTGAAATCGCCTGAGCCGGTATTCCAGACATGTGAAGAGAACGGCCAGTATGGCCCGGGACACAACAGCTTTACCGTAACACCAGATGGGCAGACGGATATCCTCATTTATCACGCTCGTAACTACAAAGAGATCGAGGGAGATCCGCTCTATGACCCTAACCGTCATGCCCGTGCTCAAGTAATCCACTGGAGAGAGGATGGTACACCTGATTTTGGTGTTCCTGTTCCGGATGGTAAAGCTGTAGCTGAAGTGGAACAATAA
- a CDS encoding EcsC family protein translates to MDSRETLDQELQLIHTWEKEQKDLFIWDKIGRLPFAMLDKVMPKALKDKIGNSLNEVGQYVQHGGKFLVQKKKVAKLLQEEAQRTGHSMLGHTNRLEREAEEESTAKIHSVENLPLEVLDRVADNIAESRTKFAAAQGAATGIGGIVTIAADIPMVMGLSLKVLQEMALCYGYDPDEPQERIFIVKCLQFTSADIVGKKAIIDELADYENPDKQVEVMSQMQGWREVFDSYRESFGWKKLFQLIPIAGMIFGSVSNKNTIRDVAETGKMLYKKRLILHRLK, encoded by the coding sequence ATGGATTCGCGTGAAACTTTAGATCAGGAACTACAACTGATTCATACATGGGAGAAAGAGCAGAAGGACTTGTTCATTTGGGACAAGATCGGTCGTCTGCCATTTGCTATGCTGGATAAAGTTATGCCTAAGGCATTGAAAGATAAGATTGGAAATTCGCTCAATGAAGTAGGACAGTATGTACAGCATGGTGGTAAATTTCTTGTTCAGAAGAAGAAGGTGGCGAAGCTGCTACAGGAGGAAGCTCAGCGAACAGGTCATTCGATGTTAGGTCATACGAATCGTCTCGAACGGGAAGCTGAGGAAGAGAGCACAGCGAAAATTCACAGTGTAGAGAACCTGCCACTTGAAGTATTGGATCGTGTAGCTGACAACATCGCTGAGAGTCGTACCAAGTTTGCAGCAGCACAAGGAGCGGCAACAGGCATTGGTGGAATCGTGACGATTGCAGCGGACATTCCAATGGTGATGGGACTTTCTTTGAAAGTGTTACAGGAGATGGCGCTATGTTACGGTTATGATCCGGATGAGCCACAGGAGCGCATTTTCATTGTGAAGTGTCTGCAATTTACATCGGCGGATATCGTAGGCAAGAAGGCAATCATTGATGAATTGGCAGACTACGAGAATCCTGATAAACAGGTTGAGGTAATGTCGCAAATGCAAGGGTGGCGAGAGGTGTTTGACTCCTATCGTGAGTCCTTTGGATGGAAAAAGCTATTTCAACTCATTCCGATTGCAGGTATGATCTTTGGTTCAGTGAGCAATAAAAACACAATTCGGGATGTAGCTGAGACGGGTAAAATGCTGTACAAAAAACGGCTGATTCTGCACCGTTTGAAGTAA
- a CDS encoding MFS transporter encodes MSMQTSLPKDASAGPQATSGLDAQRTVYRILIAISLVHLFNDSIQSVIPAIFPILKDSMHLTYTQIGWISFAINFTASIMQPVIGWFADKKPTPSILPIGMGFTFTGMLLLAFADSYMAVLISVIFVGLGSAAFHPEGSRVSHMAAGARRGLAQSIFQVGGNAGQSLAPLLTRWIFIPFGLFGAIGFTGIAAAGIAVQIYIARWYERMLRSGSYLRKQAAARRVPNPALRKKIAAAITILILLVFVRSLYIAAIGSFYTFNLIESFNLSTPDAQIYIFLFLAAGALGTFFGGPLADRFGKRNLIFLSMACAAPLTLLLPYANLFWTGVLLTIIGFIMLSSFSVTVVYAQMLIPGKIGTVSGLITGLAFGMGGLGALVLGNWIDVFGVSPVMQVCSFLPLLGILTFLLPSDQLLKRWADENGSEE; translated from the coding sequence ATGTCCATGCAAACCTCTTTACCCAAAGACGCATCAGCAGGGCCTCAGGCAACCTCCGGATTGGATGCTCAACGCACCGTATACCGGATATTAATCGCCATCAGTCTGGTGCATCTATTCAACGATTCCATTCAGTCGGTTATTCCAGCAATCTTCCCGATTTTGAAGGATTCCATGCATCTCACCTACACGCAGATTGGCTGGATTTCCTTCGCCATTAATTTCACCGCTTCCATTATGCAGCCTGTCATTGGATGGTTTGCCGATAAGAAGCCAACACCTTCTATTCTACCGATCGGTATGGGCTTTACATTTACAGGGATGCTCCTGTTAGCCTTTGCTGACAGCTATATGGCCGTTCTTATTTCTGTTATTTTTGTCGGGCTCGGTTCGGCTGCCTTCCATCCCGAAGGCTCTCGAGTATCTCATATGGCCGCCGGCGCACGGCGTGGTCTGGCACAATCGATCTTTCAAGTTGGAGGCAATGCAGGACAATCCCTGGCTCCACTGCTCACCCGTTGGATCTTCATTCCGTTTGGTCTCTTCGGCGCTATTGGATTCACAGGTATTGCAGCAGCAGGTATTGCCGTACAGATCTACATTGCACGTTGGTACGAACGGATGCTGAGATCAGGTAGTTATCTACGCAAACAAGCGGCAGCACGCCGAGTTCCTAACCCGGCATTACGTAAGAAAATCGCTGCAGCGATTACAATTCTGATCTTGCTTGTTTTTGTCCGCTCCCTATATATCGCAGCTATCGGCAGTTTCTATACCTTTAATCTCATAGAAAGCTTCAACCTTTCTACACCTGACGCACAAATTTATATTTTCCTATTCCTAGCAGCAGGAGCACTGGGAACTTTCTTCGGAGGGCCACTTGCCGACCGATTCGGCAAACGCAATCTTATTTTCCTATCCATGGCATGTGCGGCTCCATTAACGTTGTTACTGCCATATGCTAATCTGTTCTGGACGGGTGTACTGTTAACCATCATCGGCTTCATCATGTTATCGAGTTTCTCGGTTACTGTCGTGTACGCACAGATGCTGATCCCCGGCAAAATCGGTACCGTCTCTGGTCTGATCACGGGTCTAGCGTTCGGTATGGGCGGTCTAGGCGCGCTCGTACTGGGCAACTGGATTGATGTGTTCGGCGTATCACCTGTGATGCAGGTGTGTAGCTTCTTGCCACTACTCGGAATATTGACCTTCCTGCTTCCTTCAGATCAACTGCTGAAGCGTTGGGCAGATGAGAACGGTAGCGAAGAGTAA
- the queF gene encoding preQ(1) synthase encodes MRQPDEMQDITLLGNQNVKYTFEYDPGILENFDNKHPYRDYFVKFNCPEFTSLCPITGQPDFATIYISYIPDIKMVESKSLKLYLFSFRNHGDFHEDCVNIIMNDLIKLMDPRYIEVWGKFTPRGGISIDPYTNYGKPGTKYEQMADHRMMNHDMYPETIDNR; translated from the coding sequence ATGAGACAACCTGATGAAATGCAAGATATCACGCTACTGGGTAACCAGAACGTAAAATATACATTCGAATACGATCCAGGAATTCTAGAAAACTTCGATAACAAGCATCCGTACCGCGATTATTTTGTTAAATTCAACTGCCCGGAGTTCACTAGCCTGTGTCCTATCACGGGTCAACCGGATTTTGCGACAATCTATATCAGCTACATTCCTGATATCAAAATGGTCGAGAGCAAGTCTCTCAAGCTGTATCTGTTCAGCTTCCGCAATCATGGAGATTTCCACGAGGATTGCGTGAACATCATCATGAACGATCTGATCAAGCTCATGGATCCGCGCTACATTGAGGTATGGGGTAAATTTACACCACGCGGTGGTATTTCCATCGACCCGTACACCAACTACGGTAAACCGGGAACGAAATATGAGCAAATGGCCGACCACCGTATGATGAACCATGATATGTATCCAGAGACAATTGATAATCGTTAA
- the queE gene encoding 7-carboxy-7-deazaguanine synthase QueE, giving the protein MSSIPSQAMRIPVMEIFGPTVQGEGMVIGQKTMFVRTAGCDYRCSWCDSAFTWDGTGKDQIQKMTAEQIWEELRRVGGSRFSHVTISGGNPALLASLDGLVNLLREHDIRTAVETQGSRWQPWLADIDEVTVSPKPPSSGMDTDWDVLDDVIARLAAVSPDRSHSLKIVIFDETDLNYARRVHARYPGTDLFLQTGNPNVTSMDTPDLAASLLTRYEWLIDQVSASDDLNNVRVLPQLHTLVWGNKRGV; this is encoded by the coding sequence ATGAGTAGCATTCCTAGTCAAGCTATGCGCATTCCTGTCATGGAAATATTCGGCCCTACCGTTCAGGGGGAGGGTATGGTCATCGGGCAGAAAACGATGTTTGTCCGCACCGCTGGCTGTGATTACCGTTGCTCCTGGTGTGACTCTGCTTTCACCTGGGACGGCACCGGCAAAGATCAGATTCAGAAGATGACAGCTGAGCAGATATGGGAGGAATTGCGCCGCGTTGGCGGATCTCGCTTCTCCCATGTCACCATCTCTGGCGGTAATCCTGCTCTGCTCGCTTCGCTGGATGGCTTAGTTAATCTATTGCGTGAGCATGACATCCGTACAGCCGTAGAGACGCAAGGATCTCGCTGGCAGCCATGGCTGGCAGACATCGACGAAGTCACCGTCTCACCTAAGCCGCCAAGTTCTGGCATGGATACAGATTGGGACGTGCTGGATGATGTGATCGCGAGGCTTGCCGCAGTTTCCCCAGACCGAAGTCATAGTCTAAAAATCGTCATTTTCGACGAAACAGACCTGAACTATGCCCGGCGTGTGCATGCACGTTATCCGGGAACCGATTTATTTTTGCAGACAGGTAATCCGAATGTGACATCGATGGATACGCCTGACCTTGCGGCCTCCCTGCTCACTCGTTATGAGTGGCTGATTGACCAAGTCAGTGCCTCCGATGATCTGAATAACGTCCGTGTGCTTCCTCAGCTTCATACATTGGTATGGGGGAACAAGCGCGGCGTCTAA